A region from the Zonotrichia albicollis isolate bZonAlb1 chromosome 17, bZonAlb1.hap1, whole genome shotgun sequence genome encodes:
- the SPO11 gene encoding meiotic recombination protein SPO11, which produces MEEHGLCPTETPAGSKASFRETSLAAQESHVPSSEVLEAIENVIQGVVQSLAQKKAPVLTVANRADWRNIEFKDSVGLQMIPGCTTKQIRSDCPQSARRFALTLKILSMIYKMVQSNTYATKRDIYYSDTLLFGSQSVVDHIINDISCMLKIPRRSLHVLSTTKGFVAGNLSYTEEDGTKVNCTCSATAVTVPSNVQGIKNLTSHAKFILIVEKDATFQRLLDDDFFSKVSPCIMITGRGIPDLNTRLLVRKLWDSFQIPVFTLMDADPHGVEIMCVYKYGSVSMSFEAHHLTVPSIKWLGLLPSDLERLNIRKDALIPFTKQDENKLASIQKRPYIACQPLWKKELEIMAASKLKAEIQVLTTVSADYLSRVYLPNKLQFGGWL; this is translated from the exons ATGGAGGAGCACGGTCTGTGTCCCACTGAAACTCCAGCTGGGAGCAAGGCCAGCTTCAGGGAAACAAGTCTGGCTGCTCAGGAGAGCCACGTCCCCAg TTCTGAGGTTCTTGAAGCAATAGAAAATGTTATCCAAGGTGTAGTTCAAAGCCTGGCCCAGAAAAAAGCACCTGTTCTCACAGTGGCCAACAGAGCAGACTGGAGGAACATAGA ATTTAAAGATTCTGTAGGTCTACAGATGATACCAGGTTGTACTACAAAACAAATAAGAAGTGACTGCCCTCAATCAGCAAGAAGATTTG ctctgaCGCTCAAAATATTATCAATGATCTATAAGATGGTACAGAGCAACACTTATGCAACTAAAAG AGATATATATTATTCTGATACTCTCCTGTTTGGTAGCCAAAGTGTTGTGGACCATATAATCAATGACATTTCTTGCATGCTGAAGATACCCCGGAGAAGTCTGCATGTG ctGTCTACAACTAAAGGTTTTGTTGCTGGTAATTTAAGTTACACTGAGGAAGATGGTACAAAAGTGAATTGTACCTGCAGTGCAACA gCAGTCACTGTGCCATCTAATGTTCAAGGAATTAAAA ATTTAACCTCACATGCCAAATTTATATTAATTGTAGAAAAAGATGCAACTTTCCAGAGACTCCTGGATGATGACTTCTTCAGTAAAGTGTCCCCATGTATCATGATCACG ggAAGAGGCATACCAGATCTTAATACACGACTTTTGGTCAGGAAGCTGTGGGATTCTTTTCAAATTCCTGTTTTCACCCTTATGGATGCAGATCCACATG GTGTAGAAATAATGTGTGTCTACAAATATGGATCTGTG TCCATGTCCTTTGAGGCCCATCATCTCACCGTTCCCTCTATCAAGTGGCTTGGTCTCCTTCCATCTGACCTCGAGAG atTAAACATACGCAAAGATGCCTTGATTCCCTTTACAAAGcaagatgaaaataaattagCAAGTATTCAGAAGAGACCTTACATTGCTTGTCAGCCACTGTGGAAAAAAGAG cTGGAAATTATGGCAGCATCTAAACTGAAGGCTGAAATTCAAGTTTTAACTACTGTCTCAGCAGATTACCTGTCCAGAGTCTATTTACCAAACAAACTGCAGTTTGGTGGATGGCTGTGA